The following proteins come from a genomic window of Candidatus Desulfofervidus auxilii:
- a CDS encoding DUF429 domain-containing protein, whose amino-acid sequence MITNSFIFIPGIGYKTEEYLWKRGILTWDDLEKACIYSINHLSKRKIIKHYLEIAKTSLSRKDASFFAKHLPQTEYWRLYREFRTKTIFFDIETTGLSLYYDVITLIGTFDGHKVKIFLRDNNLENIIDYLQNYEIIVTFNGKLFDIPFIKKEFPEIKLPPIHIDLKFLIRSLGMNGSLREVEKKIGIEREKDVENICGREAVVLWNKFMRGDDEALRKLILYNVYDVINLKKLMEFCYLKKIENDILPRMKNKYIQQKLFDNHNTKEFEYSPTSSNIVVPRISIKRCNSKLEIQANNKILLKVDRSKIRKVEIKIDNLIQKIKNNKYKPLSVGIDLSGSENRFSGICILEERKAYLSRVKTDEEIVSTTVDVKPAIISIDSPLSLPRGRCCTSDSCECRKYGIMRECERVLRKRGVNVYPCLIKSMQKLTTRGIKLARIFEEKGFQVIESYPGATQDILRFPRKRISLEELKIDLINMGIEPFSDEETITHDEIDALTSALVGYFYLAGMYEAIGNIEEGYLIIPDLKEGGE is encoded by the coding sequence ATGATCACAAATAGTTTTATATTCATTCCAGGAATCGGATACAAAACAGAGGAATATTTGTGGAAAAGGGGTATTCTAACGTGGGATGATCTAGAAAAAGCTTGCATTTACTCTATAAACCATCTCTCGAAAAGAAAAATTATAAAACATTACTTAGAAATAGCAAAAACCTCTTTAAGTAGAAAGGATGCATCCTTTTTTGCTAAGCATTTGCCTCAAACAGAATATTGGAGACTATATAGGGAGTTTCGTACAAAAACCATTTTTTTTGACATCGAAACCACAGGTTTATCGTTATATTATGACGTTATAACCCTCATAGGCACTTTTGATGGTCATAAAGTTAAAATTTTTTTAAGAGATAATAATCTGGAGAATATAATTGATTACTTGCAGAACTATGAAATTATTGTTACTTTTAATGGAAAATTATTTGATATACCTTTTATTAAAAAAGAATTCCCTGAAATTAAGCTTCCTCCTATTCATATTGATTTGAAGTTTTTAATTAGGTCTTTAGGTATGAATGGTTCTCTTAGAGAGGTAGAAAAGAAGATAGGTATAGAAAGAGAAAAGGACGTAGAAAATATCTGTGGAAGGGAAGCTGTAGTATTATGGAATAAATTTATGAGAGGAGATGATGAAGCGCTTAGGAAGCTAATTTTGTATAACGTTTACGATGTAATAAATTTAAAAAAGCTTATGGAGTTCTGCTACTTAAAGAAAATTGAAAATGATATTCTGCCTAGGATGAAGAATAAATACATCCAACAAAAATTATTTGACAATCATAATACGAAAGAATTTGAGTACAGTCCTACTTCATCCAATATTGTTGTTCCTCGAATTAGTATAAAGCGGTGCAATTCTAAATTAGAAATTCAAGCAAACAATAAAATTTTGCTTAAGGTTGATAGAAGTAAAATAAGAAAAGTAGAAATTAAGATAGATAATTTGATACAAAAAATAAAAAATAATAAATATAAACCTCTTTCAGTTGGGATAGATTTATCAGGCTCCGAAAATAGATTTTCCGGAATTTGTATTCTTGAAGAGAGAAAAGCGTATTTAAGCAGGGTAAAAACTGACGAAGAAATTGTCTCTACTACGGTTGATGTTAAACCTGCTATAATATCAATAGATTCTCCCCTCAGTTTGCCTAGGGGAAGATGCTGTACCAGTGATTCATGTGAATGTAGAAAATACGGAATCATGAGAGAATGCGAGAGGGTCTTAAGAAAAAGAGGCGTAAATGTCTATCCTTGCTTGATTAAAAGTATGCAAAAACTAACCACAAGAGGCATTAAGTTAGCTAGAATTTTTGAAGAGAAAGGTTTTCAAGTAATAGAAAGCTATCCTGGTGCAACTCAAGATATCTTGAGATTTCCGCGAAAACGTATTAGTTTGGAAGAGCTAAAAATAGATTTAATAAACATGGGAATAGAGCCATTCTCTGATGAGGAAACAATAACCCACGATGAAATTGATGCACTTACCTCTGCATTGGTTGGTTATTTTTACCTTGCAGGAATGTACGAAGCTATAGGCAATATTGAAGAAGGATATTTAATTATACCAGATTTAAAAGAGGGAGGTGAATAA